The segment taaataagctttccaaaataaaaacattggagctttatagtttatattttgttatactATTTAATCTGAGAATAGCTTCTTTTCTATGTATATTCCATTTATTATGAGTGTACcaataagagaaaaaaatgccaCAGTGGTCAGGATGGAGCGCAGGGCTTTAAACCAGCTGGGGTAAGTGGGCAGCAGAGACAGATCATAATGCAGCGATATTCCTAGGCCCATGATAACCATGGTGGCTGCAGGAACAATGCTGTCGCTCATCAGCATGGATACCCAGGCTAACAGGGAGGGAACCACACTGTTGGCCAGGTTTATCCAATCAGGTTTTGCTGGGCTGCTCTCAGGAAGAGCGAATCCCCAGCGAGCGCCACCCAGGAAGGAAACAATGGAGGCGCCGTAAGCTAACTGAGCATAGGCCAACTCTGGAGAGTAGCTCTCGGTCACAGCCATGAGCAGGGGAGGGGCGACAAAGGGGATCAGCCCTGCAAACCCCAGGTACAGGGCAGGTTTGGGACCTTTCCACAAGTCCTTCATGTCATAGCGCAGCAGATCCAGCTCTCTGGGAGCTTCAAGCTTTGGTCGC is part of the Etheostoma spectabile isolate EspeVRDwgs_2016 unplaced genomic scaffold, UIUC_Espe_1.0 scaffold00002001, whole genome shotgun sequence genome and harbors:
- the LOC116675492 gene encoding transmembrane protein 69-like, translating into MLSYMFRTTFVAPKVWHWAGPPQRCWTRCASTARLPFSEMDVRRDKPPAVLGFKRTHSHAAPFLVRSQHFHSSAVKLKKRPKLEAPRELDLLRYDMKDLWKGPKPALYLGFAGLIPFVAPPLLMAVTESYSPELAYAQLAYGASIVSFLGGARWGFALPESSPAKPDWINLANSVVPSLLAWVSMLMSDSIVPAATMVIMGLGISLHYDLSLLPTYPSWFKALRSILTTVAFFSLIGTLIINGIYIEKKLFSD